In Gopherus flavomarginatus isolate rGopFla2 chromosome 1, rGopFla2.mat.asm, whole genome shotgun sequence, a single genomic region encodes these proteins:
- the LOC127051462 gene encoding olfactory receptor 52M1-like, with the protein MSDSNTTDFTNPSTFILLGIPGLEVAHVWISIPFFTMYAIAILGNFTILFIVKIEPSLHGPMYYFLCMLTVTDLVLSTTTVPKTLSILWFNSREINFSACLMQMYFIHCFSAMESGIFVAMALDRYVAICDPLRHSTTLTNPTVAKISLTVVLRSSILVLPNPFLVWRCPYYRTNIIPHTYCDHIAVVKLACADISASNYYGLSLAFFTTGLDVFFIAVSYTQILRVIIGLPTKDARLKTFGTCVSHLCVILAFYIPSLFSILTHRFGHNVAPHFHVLIANMYLLVPPMLNPIIYGVRTKQIQNRLLWIFAHKVT; encoded by the coding sequence atgtcagattccaacacaaccgacttcaccaacccctccaccttcatcctactgggaattcctggcctggaggtggcccatgtctggatctccatccccttcttcaCCATGTACgccatagccatcttggggaacttcaccatcctgttcattgtgaagatAGAGCCgagcctccatgggcccatgtactatttcctctgcatgctgaccGTCACTGACCTGGTCCTGTCCACGACCACTGTGCCCAAAACACTGAGCATCTtgtggttcaattccagggagatcaatTTCAGTGCCTGTCTCAtgcagatgtacttcattcactgcttctcagcaATGGAATCTGGGATCTTTGTGGCCATGGCTTTGGATAGGTATGTAGCCATCTGTGATCCCTTGAGACATTCTACCACCCTGACAAACCCCACGGTGGCCAAAATCAGTCTCACTGTGGTACTACGCAGCAGCATACTCGTACTACCCAATCCCTTCCTGGTGTGGCGGTGCCCCTATtacagaaccaacatcatcccccatACCTACTGCGATCACATAGCTGTGGTCAAGTTGGCCTGTGCTGACATTAGTGCCAGTAATTACTATGGTCTGTCTTTGGCATTCTTCACCACAGGTCTGGATGTGTTTTTTATTGCTGTGTCCTATACTCAAATTCTCAGGGTTATCATaggcctccccacaaaggatgcccgactcaagacttttgggacctgcgtctcccacctctgtgtcatcttagccttttacatcccCAGTCTCTTCTCCATCCTGACACACAGATTTGGCCACAATGTGGCCCCACATTTCCATGTTCTCATTGCCAATATGTAcctcctggtgccccccatgcTGAACCCCATCATATAtggggtgaggaccaaacagatacAGAACAGGCTGCTCTGGATCTTTGCTCATAAAGTGACTTAA
- the LOC127045505 gene encoding olfactory receptor 52M1-like: MQERPFCLRVGHLLPYSMSDSNTTDFTNPSTFILLGIPGLEAAHVWISIPFCTMYVIAILGNFTILFIVKMETSLHGPMYYFLCLLAVTDLIMSTSILPKMLSIFWFSTREISFSACLTQLYVFHSFSVIESGIFVAMAFDRYVAICDPLRHATTLTNPVVAKISLAVVLRGSMLVLPYPFLLRQWPYCRTNIIPQPYCGHMAVLKLACADIRISSYYGLFVLFCVMGLDVTFIILSYTQILRAIFSLPTKDAHLKTLGTCSSHLCSFLVFYIPDLFFSLSYRFHQNVPLHFHVLIVNVYYLMPSMLNPIIYGVRTKQIRGRVLRLFTHKGT; encoded by the coding sequence ATGCAGGAGAGACCgttctgcctcagagttggacaccttctcccctactccatgtcagattccaacacaaccgatttcaccaacccctccactttcatcctgctgggcattcctggcctggaggcggcccatgtctggatctccatccccttctgcaccatgtacgtcatagccatcttggggaacttcaccatcctgttcattgtgaaaATGGAGACAAGCCTCCATggccccatgtactatttcctctgcttGCTGGCTGTCACCGACCTGATCATGTCTACGTCCATCctgcccaaaatgctgagcatcttctggttcagtaCTAGGGAGAtcagtttcagtgcctgcctcacccagctgTATGTCTTTCACTCCTTCTCAGTGATAGAGTCAGGAATCtttgtggccatggcttttgatcgctatgtggccatttGTGATCCCCTGAGACATGCAACCACACTAACAAACCCTGTGGTGGCTAAGATCAGCCTGGCCGTGGTGCTGCGTGGCAGCATGCTCGTATTACCTTACCCCTTCCTGTTGaggcagtggccatattgcagaaccaacatcatccctcAGCCATACTGTGGCCACATGGCTGTATTGAAGCTGGCCTGTGCCGACATCCGCATCAGCAGTTACTATGGCCTCTTTGTACTATTCTGTGTGATGGGTCTAGATGTCACTTTTATTATTTTGTCCTATActcagatcctcagggccatcttctccctccccacaaaggatgcccaTCTCAAGACTTtggggacctgcagctcccacctatGTTCCTTCTTAGTCTTTTACATCCCAGATctattcttctctctctcttaccgATTTCACCAGAATGTGCCCCTTCACTTCCACGTTCTCATTGTCAATGTGTACTACTTGATGCCCTCCATGCtgaaccccatcatctacggggtgaggaccaaacagatccgggGCAGGGTGCTCCGgctctttactcataaagggACTTAA